A genomic stretch from Petrimonas mucosa includes:
- a CDS encoding Sec-independent protein translocase subunit TatA/TatB: MNPLLFNLNGWEIPIIILVVLILFGGKKIPEFMKGLGKGINSFKRGLNEIEEEIKADPTDKTTTNNQ, from the coding sequence ATGAATCCACTGCTTTTTAATTTAAACGGATGGGAAATACCCATTATCATTTTGGTTGTCCTGATTCTTTTTGGTGGAAAGAAAATTCCTGAATTCATGAAAGGGCTTGGTAAAGGGATCAATAGCTTCAAGAGAGGACTGAATGAAATCGAAGAGGAGATCAAAGCCGATCCTACTGACAAGACAACAACGAACAATCAGTAA
- the tatC gene encoding twin-arginine translocase subunit TatC — protein MKEKEMSFWDHLEEFRWTLIRIIIAVFVLAIAGFILVPKIFDSIILAPSSSDFVTYRFLENASQFIPFLPDFSADAFNVEMLNINMTTQFMTYISTSLALAVLLAIPYILYELWRFISPALYENETKGVKMAFGFGGVMFVIGCLVGYFMVFPLIFRFLITFELSETIKNTISLDSYMNNFYTLILIMGVVFELPLVFWLLSNLGLIYRSFFKSYRRHAVVGSMVLAAIITPSGDPFSLIVVTIPLYMLWEISAFVVKKDPPEEEEETNLPAVAD, from the coding sequence ATGAAAGAGAAAGAAATGTCCTTTTGGGACCATCTCGAGGAGTTTCGCTGGACATTGATACGGATTATCATTGCCGTTTTTGTCTTGGCTATTGCGGGATTCATTCTTGTTCCCAAGATTTTCGACTCGATAATTCTTGCTCCCAGCTCTTCCGACTTTGTCACATACCGTTTTCTGGAGAACGCCAGCCAGTTCATTCCGTTCCTTCCCGATTTTTCGGCCGACGCTTTCAATGTGGAGATGTTGAATATCAACATGACCACACAGTTCATGACCTATATCTCAACCTCATTGGCTTTGGCAGTGCTGTTGGCCATCCCCTATATCCTCTATGAGTTATGGCGCTTCATCAGCCCTGCTCTCTACGAGAACGAGACTAAAGGGGTCAAGATGGCTTTCGGATTTGGCGGAGTCATGTTTGTAATCGGTTGCCTGGTAGGTTATTTCATGGTATTTCCGCTGATCTTCAGGTTTCTGATCACCTTTGAGCTGAGTGAGACCATCAAGAATACCATCTCGCTCGACTCCTACATGAATAATTTCTACACCCTTATCCTCATTATGGGAGTAGTCTTTGAACTGCCGCTGGTCTTCTGGCTATTATCGAACCTGGGACTGATCTACCGCTCATTTTTCAAGTCCTACCGCAGACATGCGGTTGTAGGGTCAATGGTCCTGGCAGCCATTATCACTCCCTCTGGCGATCCTTTCTCGCTTATCGTGGTTACCATTCCCCTCTACATGTTATGGGAAATCAGCGCTTTCGTGGTCAAGAAAGATCCTCCTGAAGAGGAGGAAGAGACAAATCTGCCTGCCGTGGCCGACTAG
- a CDS encoding chaperone modulator CbpM, which translates to MNEKRMLYSDCIRIYEVEETFIDSLGELGLVRLSGDGDDRFVEYDELELLEQFIRWHNDMDINVEGIEALHHMLMRVKLLQAEIDSLKNELQFYRSLI; encoded by the coding sequence ATGAACGAAAAGAGAATGTTGTACAGCGACTGTATCCGTATCTATGAAGTGGAGGAGACATTTATCGACTCGCTTGGGGAGCTTGGGCTGGTTCGCCTGTCGGGGGATGGCGACGACCGGTTCGTGGAATATGACGAGCTGGAACTGCTGGAACAGTTTATCCGTTGGCATAACGATATGGATATTAATGTGGAAGGAATCGAGGCGTTGCATCATATGCTGATGCGGGTAAAACTGTTGCAGGCAGAGATCGATTCCCTGAAAAATGAGTTGCAGTTTTACCGTTCATTGATATAG
- a CDS encoding DnaJ C-terminal domain-containing protein, with protein sequence MAYIDYYSILGVGKEASAEEIKRAYRQKARKLHPDLNPDDKEAHRKFQLLNEANEVLSDPEKRAKYDKYGENWKHGEEYEKAQQQTGYTFYTGDDFSDSDFSDFFRSMFGGGFTQRETRHSGRRYRGGDYRAELRLSLRQAMQTHQQTLNINGKNIRITIPAGVSDGQKIKLAGYGQPGINGGPAGDLYITFVIEEDPHFKRLGNDLYTTVNIGLYTAVLGGDATVDTLDGQVKIKVKPGTQPETKVRLKGKGFPVYKMENTFGDLIVTIKVEIPQYLSPRERELFVELSKLNRS encoded by the coding sequence ATGGCCTATATCGATTACTATAGTATTTTGGGCGTGGGAAAAGAGGCGTCGGCCGAGGAGATCAAGAGGGCATACCGGCAAAAGGCGCGTAAGCTGCATCCTGATCTGAATCCGGACGATAAGGAGGCTCACCGGAAATTTCAGTTGCTGAATGAAGCCAACGAGGTGTTGAGCGACCCGGAAAAACGGGCCAAATACGACAAGTATGGTGAAAACTGGAAGCACGGTGAAGAGTATGAGAAAGCGCAGCAGCAAACAGGATACACTTTTTACACCGGGGATGATTTCTCCGATAGCGATTTTTCCGATTTCTTCCGTTCGATGTTCGGGGGTGGGTTCACGCAGCGGGAGACCAGACACTCCGGTCGCAGGTACAGGGGCGGGGATTACCGGGCCGAATTGAGGCTGTCGCTCCGTCAGGCAATGCAGACACATCAGCAAACTTTGAACATTAACGGAAAGAATATCCGTATTACCATTCCTGCAGGGGTGTCGGACGGCCAGAAAATAAAACTGGCCGGGTATGGTCAGCCGGGAATTAACGGAGGGCCGGCCGGAGACCTCTACATTACGTTTGTCATTGAAGAGGATCCCCATTTCAAGCGGCTCGGAAATGATCTCTACACGACGGTCAATATAGGGTTGTACACTGCCGTCCTAGGTGGTGACGCAACGGTAGATACGCTCGATGGTCAGGTGAAGATAAAAGTAAAGCCCGGAACGCAGCCAGAAACGAAAGTTCGACTGAAAGGGAAAGGGTTTCCGGTATACAAGATGGAGAATACGTTTGGCGACCTTATCGTGACAATAAAGGTAGAGATACCTCAATATTTGTCGCCAAGGGAGCGGGAGTTGTTTGTCGAACTGTCTAAACTGAACCGATCATGA
- a CDS encoding glycoside hydrolase family 10 protein has translation MNRMCLLLIVFQTVAMGIFSATPPAVEVRAVWLTTNYGLDWPKNRVSQEMQKSELIAILDSLQKLNFNTVLFQVRARGEVFYDSEIEPMASIIVSSKVGEPKFDPLAFAIEECHKRGMELHAWMVTYPLGMDKHVRSLGARSVTKKDPSITKKHRGEWFLDPGNPRTDDYLLSMVKEIVSRYDVDGIHFDYIRYPDNRGRFPDTGMHRLYGDGKTLQQWRRDNITRFVTSAYDLVKSEKKWVQVSSAPLGRYRALGNVGVGWTALETVYQDAALWLKSGKHDAIYPMMYYKEHLFYPFVDDWLDNGNSRIIVPGLGAYQMVERNWSRQDILDQIDYTRRHETAGQAYFRTDNLLSNTKGILDTLKHYYRNPAKLPPMRWLSDEVPGAPYDLMAESVNGKLQLSWKTDNREERVTYNIYRSESAVLDVNMAGNILATGVRNPFYEYPAVVDEKGYYYFVTVSDSYHNESDVCYPAFFVHSELEK, from the coding sequence ATGAATAGAATGTGCCTGCTTCTCATCGTTTTTCAGACAGTTGCGATGGGAATTTTTTCTGCCACTCCCCCTGCAGTGGAGGTCAGGGCTGTTTGGTTGACAACAAATTACGGGCTCGACTGGCCAAAGAACAGGGTCAGTCAGGAGATGCAGAAAAGTGAGTTGATCGCTATTCTCGACAGCCTGCAAAAACTCAATTTCAATACGGTGCTGTTTCAGGTTCGGGCGCGGGGTGAAGTGTTCTATGATTCTGAAATCGAACCGATGGCCTCGATAATTGTCTCTTCAAAAGTGGGAGAGCCGAAATTCGATCCCCTCGCTTTTGCCATCGAGGAGTGTCATAAGCGCGGTATGGAGCTGCATGCATGGATGGTGACCTATCCGTTGGGAATGGATAAGCATGTCAGAAGCCTGGGCGCCCGGTCGGTCACGAAAAAAGATCCCTCCATCACCAAAAAGCATCGCGGAGAATGGTTTCTAGATCCGGGTAACCCGAGAACCGATGACTATCTCCTCTCCATGGTCAAGGAGATAGTTTCGAGATATGATGTAGACGGAATCCATTTCGACTATATCAGGTATCCCGATAACCGGGGACGGTTTCCCGATACAGGTATGCATAGGCTTTACGGTGATGGGAAAACGTTGCAACAATGGCGCAGGGATAACATCACCAGGTTTGTGACCAGCGCGTATGACCTGGTGAAAAGTGAAAAAAAGTGGGTACAGGTGAGCAGTGCACCGTTGGGACGGTACAGGGCGCTGGGCAACGTCGGGGTTGGATGGACAGCTCTGGAGACGGTTTATCAGGATGCCGCACTCTGGTTGAAGTCAGGCAAGCACGATGCCATCTACCCGATGATGTATTACAAGGAGCACCTTTTCTATCCATTTGTGGACGATTGGCTCGATAACGGAAACAGCCGTATCATTGTCCCGGGACTGGGAGCCTATCAGATGGTGGAACGGAACTGGAGCCGGCAGGATATCCTGGATCAGATTGATTACACAAGAAGACACGAAACGGCCGGTCAGGCATACTTCAGAACCGATAACCTGTTGTCGAACACCAAGGGGATTCTCGACACACTTAAACACTACTACCGGAATCCTGCAAAACTTCCGCCGATGAGGTGGCTTTCGGACGAAGTGCCAGGTGCTCCGTACGATCTGATGGCAGAAAGTGTGAACGGTAAGCTTCAATTGAGCTGGAAGACCGACAATCGAGAGGAGCGGGTCACCTACAACATCTATAGAAGCGAATCGGCTGTTCTCGACGTGAACATGGCCGGAAATATCCTCGCTACAGGAGTGAGAAACCCTTTTTACGAGTACCCGGCAGTGGTAGATGAAAAAGGGTATTACTACTTTGTAACGGTTTCAGACTCATATCATAATGAGAGTGATGTCTGTTATCCGGCATTTTTCGTTCATTCCGAATTGGAGAAGTGA
- a CDS encoding adenylosuccinate synthase, with protein sequence MNVDVILGLQWGDEGKGKVVDVLTPNYDIVARFQGGPNAGHTLEFENQKYILRSIPSGIFQPGKVNIIGNGVVLDPALFKAEIEALEASGHPLTDRLFISRKAHLILPTHRLLDEAMEKAKGDSKIGTTGKGIGPTYTDKVSRNGLRVGDLFDNFEEKYKKATARHIEMLAQYNFEYDLEKVESEWFAGVEKLKSFRVIDSEHFLNKSLASEKRVLAEGAQGSMLDIDFGSYPFVTSSSTVCAGACTGLGIAPQKIGEVYGIFKAYCTRVGSGPFPTELFDETGQQMRDLGREYGSVTGRPRRCGWIDLVALRYTVMLNGVTRLVMMKSDVLDSFETIKVCVAYNVDGEETEDLPFDITGKIEPVYAELPGWKTDMTNVQSEDEFPEEFNAYLSFLEEELGVPIAIVSVGPNRAQTIIR encoded by the coding sequence ATGAATGTAGATGTAATTTTAGGCCTTCAGTGGGGCGATGAAGGGAAAGGTAAAGTGGTAGATGTGTTGACGCCCAACTACGATATTGTGGCCCGTTTTCAAGGCGGACCGAACGCCGGACATACATTGGAATTTGAGAATCAGAAATATATACTGAGATCAATTCCGTCGGGAATTTTTCAACCCGGAAAAGTCAACATTATCGGCAATGGAGTTGTATTGGACCCGGCACTCTTCAAGGCGGAGATTGAGGCGTTGGAGGCATCGGGGCACCCGCTTACCGACCGGCTATTTATTTCCAGGAAGGCACACCTGATTCTTCCAACCCACAGGTTGTTGGATGAAGCGATGGAAAAGGCAAAAGGCGACTCGAAAATCGGTACCACGGGTAAGGGAATTGGTCCCACCTACACCGATAAGGTGAGCAGGAACGGCTTGAGGGTGGGAGACCTGTTCGACAATTTCGAGGAGAAATACAAAAAAGCTACGGCAAGACATATCGAGATGCTGGCTCAATACAATTTTGAATATGATTTGGAAAAGGTTGAAAGCGAATGGTTTGCCGGAGTAGAAAAGTTAAAGTCATTCCGGGTGATCGATTCGGAGCACTTCCTCAATAAGTCACTTGCGTCGGAGAAGAGGGTGCTTGCCGAGGGTGCGCAGGGATCGATGCTCGACATCGATTTTGGCTCCTATCCATTTGTGACATCATCCAGTACCGTTTGTGCCGGAGCCTGTACCGGACTGGGCATTGCCCCGCAAAAGATCGGAGAGGTGTATGGTATCTTCAAGGCCTACTGTACCCGCGTGGGTAGTGGTCCTTTTCCCACGGAGCTGTTCGATGAGACGGGACAGCAAATGCGGGATCTGGGCCGTGAATATGGTTCGGTTACCGGACGTCCCCGCCGATGCGGATGGATCGATCTGGTGGCACTTCGCTATACGGTGATGCTCAATGGGGTGACCCGGCTGGTGATGATGAAAAGTGATGTGCTGGACAGTTTCGAGACCATTAAGGTGTGCGTGGCATACAATGTTGACGGGGAGGAGACCGAGGATCTGCCTTTTGACATTACTGGAAAGATTGAACCGGTCTACGCAGAATTGCCGGGTTGGAAGACCGACATGACCAACGTGCAATCTGAAGATGAATTTCCGGAAGAGTTCAATGCTTATCTCTCGTTTCTGGAGGAGGAGCTGGGTGTACCGATTGCCATTGTTTCAGTGGGACCTAACCGGGCGCAGACAATTATCAGATAG
- a CDS encoding YccF domain-containing protein — protein sequence MRTLGNVIWIIFGGIFIAIEYVVASIGLMITIIGIPFGLQSLKLAEMALLPFNKRAVQSDAASGCLSLIMNIIWFFIGGLPIVLTHLLFGVLFYVTIIGIPFGNQHFKLMRLAFSPFGKVVINRGSN from the coding sequence ATGAGAACGCTGGGGAATGTGATCTGGATAATATTCGGTGGCATATTTATTGCCATCGAATATGTTGTTGCCAGTATTGGTCTGATGATTACGATAATCGGTATTCCCTTCGGTCTGCAATCGTTGAAATTGGCGGAGATGGCGCTCCTGCCGTTCAACAAGAGAGCGGTGCAAAGTGATGCCGCTTCGGGATGCCTCTCGCTGATCATGAATATCATCTGGTTTTTTATCGGTGGTCTCCCCATAGTGCTTACACACCTGTTATTTGGGGTACTCTTCTATGTCACCATCATTGGCATTCCTTTCGGAAACCAGCATTTCAAGTTGATGAGACTGGCATTCTCACCGTTCGGGAAGGTGGTCATCAACCGCGGTAGCAACTAG
- a CDS encoding zinc metallopeptidase, which produces MSAVWILMIIIAIAGFAVQAMLQSRFKKYSRIPLRNGMTGREVAEKMLHDNGIYDVQVISVRGQLTDHYNPVNKTINLSEPVYNSNSVAAAAVAAHETGHALQHAKGYLPLKMRSALVPVVSASSRWVTWILLIGIITVSTFPALLWVGIALFAMTTLFSFVTLPVEKNATARALRWLSSAGITDVGNHTQATDALRWAGYTYVVAALSSLATLLYYIMIALSGSRR; this is translated from the coding sequence ATGAGTGCAGTTTGGATTCTAATGATAATAATTGCGATTGCAGGATTTGCCGTACAGGCGATGCTGCAGAGCCGATTTAAAAAATATTCGAGAATTCCCTTAAGGAACGGAATGACAGGACGGGAGGTTGCAGAAAAGATGCTTCACGACAACGGTATTTACGATGTTCAGGTCATTTCGGTACGCGGTCAGTTGACCGATCACTATAATCCCGTCAACAAGACCATCAATCTGAGTGAACCGGTATACAACAGCAACAGTGTGGCTGCAGCTGCAGTGGCTGCCCACGAGACAGGACACGCACTGCAGCATGCCAAAGGATATCTCCCCTTGAAGATGCGTTCGGCCTTGGTGCCTGTTGTCAGTGCCTCCTCACGCTGGGTTACATGGATATTGCTGATCGGAATCATTACGGTATCGACCTTTCCGGCTTTGTTGTGGGTGGGGATCGCACTGTTTGCCATGACAACCCTATTCAGTTTCGTGACGCTTCCAGTTGAGAAAAATGCGACTGCCAGGGCGCTACGCTGGTTGAGCAGTGCCGGCATTACCGATGTTGGCAATCACACGCAAGCCACCGATGCTTTACGTTGGGCGGGATATACCTATGTCGTGGCCGCCTTGAGTTCACTGGCGACCCTTCTCTATTACATCATGATTGCCTTGAGCGGCAGCAGAAGATAA
- the recN gene encoding DNA repair protein RecN, which produces MLKSLAIENYALIDSLQIDFDKGFSVITGETGAGKSIILGALSLILGQRADSRFIKQNEQKCTIEGIFDLSRYDLQQFFDEREWEYDPDECILRREIWTNGKSRAFVNDSPVYLNDLKELGDRLIDVHSQHQNLSLNDNLYQLNALDILADSKEERELFRRAFQEYEACRKELIDLQEQSRKNREEADYLQFQFDNLAGAKLQAGEQERLEAELETITHAEEIKSSLFAVTDSLSGEGDSVEQRLKTIADRLKGIQRVFPVASELGQRVESAYIELKEVRIEAERYFDGIEYNAGRQQLVEERLSLIYDLQKRHSASSVEKLLEIQEQLENRLKGIQSLDEHLDLLEKEMSEKQQAMLQRAEILSKKRGSALQPVEKLLTEKLIYLGMPNARFRIEVTSKSNPDMTGKDSVNFLFSANKNSPLMPVAQVASGGEISRLMLCLKSMIAGATALPTVIFDEIDTGTSGEIADKMGSIMQDMAHDMQVIAITHLPQIAAKGTKHYTVYKEDRDETTLTRMSLLTPDERVMEIARMLSGAEVTDQAVENARVMLGSQ; this is translated from the coding sequence ATGCTGAAATCGCTAGCAATAGAGAATTACGCGTTGATAGATTCGCTCCAGATCGATTTTGACAAAGGCTTCTCGGTAATTACCGGTGAAACCGGGGCCGGAAAATCGATTATCCTGGGTGCCCTGTCGCTGATTTTGGGACAACGTGCAGATAGTCGGTTTATCAAGCAAAATGAGCAAAAATGCACCATCGAGGGTATTTTCGATCTTTCCAGGTACGATCTGCAACAGTTTTTTGATGAACGGGAGTGGGAGTATGATCCCGATGAATGTATCTTGCGACGCGAGATCTGGACAAACGGCAAATCGCGGGCATTCGTAAACGATTCGCCCGTCTATTTGAATGATTTGAAAGAGTTGGGCGACAGGTTGATAGATGTTCATTCGCAACACCAGAACCTGTCGTTGAACGACAACCTCTATCAATTGAACGCATTGGATATCCTTGCAGACTCAAAAGAGGAGAGAGAGCTGTTCCGGAGAGCCTTCCAGGAGTATGAAGCCTGCCGGAAAGAGTTGATCGATCTGCAGGAACAATCGAGGAAAAACAGGGAGGAGGCCGATTATCTCCAGTTCCAGTTCGACAATTTGGCCGGCGCAAAACTGCAAGCCGGGGAGCAGGAGAGGTTGGAGGCAGAACTGGAAACCATTACTCATGCCGAAGAGATCAAATCGTCACTTTTTGCCGTTACAGACTCACTCTCGGGCGAAGGTGATTCCGTTGAACAGAGACTGAAAACGATCGCCGATAGATTGAAGGGAATACAGCGCGTTTTCCCGGTTGCTTCCGAGTTGGGGCAACGGGTGGAGTCGGCATATATCGAACTGAAAGAGGTTCGGATCGAGGCAGAGAGATACTTTGACGGGATTGAGTACAATGCCGGGAGACAACAGTTGGTGGAGGAGCGGTTGAGTCTGATTTACGATTTGCAGAAAAGACATTCGGCAAGCTCGGTTGAGAAGTTGCTGGAGATTCAGGAGCAGTTGGAGAACAGGCTGAAGGGAATCCAATCGTTGGACGAACATCTGGACCTGCTGGAAAAAGAGATGTCTGAAAAGCAGCAAGCGATGCTGCAGAGAGCGGAGATCCTGAGTAAAAAAAGAGGATCGGCTCTCCAGCCGGTTGAGAAGCTGCTGACAGAAAAACTGATCTATCTGGGAATGCCCAATGCAAGATTCAGGATCGAGGTAACCTCAAAGAGCAATCCCGACATGACTGGAAAAGATTCTGTCAACTTTCTCTTTTCGGCCAATAAAAACAGTCCGTTGATGCCTGTTGCCCAGGTTGCATCAGGTGGAGAAATCTCCCGTTTGATGCTTTGCCTGAAGTCGATGATAGCAGGCGCAACTGCCCTCCCGACGGTTATTTTCGATGAGATTGATACCGGAACTTCGGGAGAGATTGCCGACAAGATGGGGTCGATCATGCAGGATATGGCACACGACATGCAAGTTATTGCCATTACCCATCTGCCACAGATTGCAGCAAAGGGAACGAAGCATTACACTGTCTACAAGGAGGATCGCGACGAAACAACGCTCACCCGGATGAGCCTGTTGACCCCTGACGAAAGGGTGATGGAGATTGCCAGGATGCTGAGTGGGGCCGAGGTTACGGATCAGGCGGTTGAAAATGCCCGGGTGATGTTGGGAAGCCAGTAG
- the rlmB gene encoding 23S rRNA (guanosine(2251)-2'-O)-methyltransferase RlmB, which translates to MKEKEMIFGIRAVIEAAEAGKDIDKVLVKRELSGELFKELQEVLRRYEIPMQKVPLERIDRITRKNHQGVVAFTSAVTYQKLDQIVPFLYEQGKTPLIIVLDGITDVRNFGAIARTCEVAGVDAIVIPARGSVSVNGDAIKTSAGALHSIPVCRENNLKEAVVFLRNSGIKVVAASEKAARNYTGTDMSVPVAILMGSEDEGVSPEILRVCDELVKIPQFGTIQSLNVSVAAGVMIYEAVRQRN; encoded by the coding sequence ATGAAAGAAAAGGAGATGATTTTTGGCATCCGTGCCGTGATAGAAGCGGCAGAAGCCGGGAAAGATATCGATAAGGTGCTGGTAAAGCGCGAACTGTCGGGCGAACTTTTTAAGGAACTGCAGGAAGTGTTGCGCCGTTACGAGATCCCGATGCAGAAGGTGCCGCTTGAAAGAATTGACAGGATCACCCGCAAAAACCATCAGGGGGTTGTGGCCTTTACCTCGGCGGTTACCTATCAGAAGCTGGATCAGATCGTGCCGTTTTTGTATGAGCAAGGGAAAACCCCGCTTATAATAGTGCTCGACGGCATTACCGATGTGAGAAACTTCGGTGCCATTGCCCGTACATGCGAGGTGGCGGGGGTGGATGCCATAGTGATCCCGGCACGGGGGAGCGTATCGGTAAACGGTGACGCCATAAAGACGTCAGCCGGAGCATTGCACTCTATTCCGGTATGCAGGGAAAACAACCTGAAGGAGGCTGTCGTTTTTTTGAGAAACAGCGGAATAAAGGTGGTGGCTGCATCGGAAAAAGCGGCAAGGAACTATACCGGAACCGATATGTCGGTACCTGTAGCCATCTTGATGGGTTCGGAGGATGAGGGCGTTTCACCCGAAATCCTGCGCGTGTGCGATGAACTGGTAAAGATTCCCCAGTTTGGAACCATCCAGTCGCTCAATGTTTCGGTGGCGGCCGGCGTGATGATTTACGAAGCAGTACGACAACGGAATTAA
- a CDS encoding Fur family transcriptional regulator, producing the protein MDGSQKLRKQVKDEFMQYLSDHKHRKTPERFAILDHIYNTKGHFDMDSLYKSMVDVNFRVSRATLYNTIELLLDCGLVVKHQFGGNISKYERAYGNENHDHIICTSCGEVWESKNGNLFTPAQQRKIKKFTVSYYSMYIYGICSKCSHARKVALKKLKKETK; encoded by the coding sequence ATGGATGGTAGTCAAAAGCTGAGGAAGCAGGTTAAAGACGAGTTCATGCAGTATCTCTCTGATCATAAGCATCGTAAGACTCCGGAAAGGTTTGCCATACTCGATCATATATACAATACGAAAGGACATTTCGACATGGATTCTCTCTACAAGTCGATGGTAGATGTAAATTTCCGTGTCAGCCGGGCAACGCTTTACAATACCATCGAACTGCTGCTCGATTGCGGCCTGGTTGTGAAGCACCAGTTCGGAGGAAACATCTCGAAGTACGAACGTGCTTACGGCAACGAGAATCATGATCATATCATCTGTACCAGTTGTGGTGAGGTATGGGAATCCAAGAACGGGAACCTCTTTACACCGGCACAGCAACGAAAGATAAAGAAGTTTACCGTGAGTTATTACAGCATGTATATCTATGGGATTTGCAGCAAGTGCAGCCATGCCAGGAAGGTGGCGTTGAAAAAGTTGAAAAAGGAGACGAAATAA
- a CDS encoding RidA family protein encodes MKIVISTQNAPAAIGPYSQAIEANGMVFISGQLPIDPLTGELVTGGVKEQATQCFRNIRAILEEAGLTTANIVKTTVFLGDMSLFSEMNEVYAQQFDGAFPARSAIAAKGLPRNCMVEIEAIAVR; translated from the coding sequence ATGAAGATAGTGATTTCAACCCAGAATGCTCCTGCGGCTATCGGCCCCTATAGCCAGGCGATTGAGGCTAATGGAATGGTGTTCATCTCCGGTCAGCTCCCCATTGACCCACTGACAGGAGAGCTGGTTACGGGGGGAGTGAAGGAGCAGGCGACACAATGTTTCAGAAACATCCGGGCAATCCTGGAAGAGGCGGGACTTACAACGGCAAACATTGTAAAAACGACCGTGTTTTTGGGTGACATGTCGCTCTTTTCCGAAATGAACGAGGTATATGCTCAACAGTTCGACGGGGCGTTTCCTGCCCGATCTGCCATTGCGGCCAAAGGGCTCCCCAGAAATTGCATGGTGGAAATTGAAGCGATTGCCGTAAGATGA
- the porD gene encoding type IX secretion system protein PorD — MRQILLLLIFCCCNIGCPVAQELNAAVTVNSSRIGGDRQLFDRLEQQLGSFINERKWMEEQGAADEKIDCSFTLLIHEMPSPSSFKCELLVQARRPVAGTTRKTTLLNYRESSLLFDYTDFQPLEFNPDHITSNLVATIAFYANLIIGLHSDSMTPLGGSASFRQMMAIANNVQFNHWSGWDMDDRGRNRYAIAALFNDPAFEDYRTMWYGYHREGLDEIAINSEKGRQKVVTSLSVIASLHKRRSGILPVSLFGTAKLDELVDVLAGMPQQEKLAACDMLQETYPAQRPVWERLLRTNR, encoded by the coding sequence ATGAGACAGATCCTTCTACTACTCATTTTCTGTTGCTGCAATATCGGTTGCCCGGTCGCACAGGAACTCAATGCCGCTGTTACCGTCAACAGCTCCCGGATAGGGGGAGACCGTCAACTGTTCGATAGGCTCGAGCAGCAGCTGGGAAGCTTCATCAATGAACGGAAATGGATGGAGGAGCAGGGTGCTGCGGATGAGAAGATCGACTGCTCCTTTACCCTGCTCATTCACGAGATGCCATCTCCCTCGTCATTCAAGTGCGAGCTGCTGGTCCAGGCCAGACGGCCTGTTGCCGGAACAACCCGTAAAACAACACTGCTGAATTATCGCGAATCCTCTTTGCTGTTCGATTATACCGATTTCCAGCCGCTGGAGTTCAATCCCGACCATATCACCAGCAACCTGGTTGCGACCATCGCCTTTTATGCCAACCTGATTATTGGACTTCATTCCGACTCGATGACCCCATTGGGAGGATCCGCATCTTTCCGACAGATGATGGCTATTGCCAATAATGTTCAGTTCAACCACTGGAGCGGATGGGATATGGATGATCGGGGACGGAACAGGTATGCCATTGCTGCTCTCTTTAATGATCCCGCATTTGAGGATTACCGCACGATGTGGTATGGTTATCACCGTGAAGGTTTGGATGAAATAGCGATAAATAGTGAAAAAGGTCGTCAAAAAGTTGTAACTTCGCTGTCTGTAATCGCCTCGCTCCATAAACGCCGTTCAGGCATACTTCCGGTTTCGCTTTTCGGTACCGCCAAGTTGGATGAACTGGTGGATGTGCTTGCCGGAATGCCACAACAGGAAAAGCTGGCGGCATGCGACATGCTGCAGGAGACTTATCCGGCGCAACGTCCTGTCTGGGAAAGATTACTACGAACAAACCGTTAG